In Oryza brachyantha chromosome 2, ObraRS2, whole genome shotgun sequence, a single window of DNA contains:
- the LOC102701509 gene encoding wee1-like protein kinase has product MLRTKTPRPRGGKSRRATAAAAAGVGKEREGRSPSGELSLQLEHVSLFSFLADRPLGAAAAAARTPFEELLEGSYDPTPPPPPPPLPLPLQAEATPMDADEVVEEKDCGILSQDFFCTPDYITPDAPQLASGFDANKENIPCPNSPEKSVCRSKRYKRDCSPKAFGSTDIFDNQWIAPVQFDGLGDSEEEQLQESNSHKRGSYVSQSAVALRCRVMPPPCIRNPYLNTGPQIDDNVFGGRQCKSSGFSPSVGGDGLSRYRTDFHEIEQIGRGNFSVVFKVLKRIDGCLYAVKRSIRQLHNDRERRQAVKEVQALAALGSHENIVGYFTSWFENKQLYIQMELCDRCLSMDRSQPLKCGEALELLYQICKGLDFIHERGVAHLDVKPDNIYVRNGVYKLGDFGCATLIDRSLAIEDGDSRYMPPEMLNDRYEHLDKVDIFSLGAATYELIRGTPLPDSGPQFTSLREGKIALLPGCPMQFQSLIKSMMDPDPVRRPSAKGILRQPIFEKLHKAPAKK; this is encoded by the exons ATGCTGAGGACGAAGAccccgcggccgcgcggcggGAAGTCCCGCCGGgcgactgctgctgctgctgcgggggtggggaaggagagggaggggaggtcGCCGTCGGGGGAGCTGTCGCTGCAGCTGGAGCACGTCTccctcttctccttcctcgccgACCGCcccctcggcgccgccgccgcggcggcgcgcacgcCCTTCGAGGAGCTGCTGGAGGGGTCGTACGACCcgacgccgcccccgcccccgccaccGCTTCCTCTTCCGCTTCAGGCGGAGGCCACGCCGATGGACGCCGACGAGGTCGTGGAGGAGAAGGACTGCGGCATCCTCAGCCAGGATTTCTTCTG TACCCCGGATTACATCACGCCGGATGCGCCGCAGCTCGCTAGCGGATTCGACGCCAATAAG GAGAATATCCCTTGCCCCAATTCTCCGGAGAAATCAGTCTGCAGGAGCAAGAGATACAAGAGAG ATTGTTCCCCCAAAGCCTTCGGCTCCACTGACATTTTTGACAACCAGTGGATTGCCCCAGTCCAGTTTGACGGCTTAGGTGATTCAGAGGAAGAACAGTTGCAGGAATCTAATTCACACAAGAGAGGTAGCTATGTCTCCCAATCAGCAGTGGCTCTCCGCTGCCGGGTGATGCCTCCACCATGCATCAGGAATCCATACCTCAATACAGGCCCTCAAATAGATGATAATGTTTTCGGAGGGAGACAATGCAAATCATCAG GGTTTTCTCCTTCAGTTGGTGGTGATGGTCTTTCACGTTACCGAACTGATTTCCATGAGATTGAG CAAATTGGACGGGGAAACTTTAGTGTTGTGTTCAAAGTTCTGAAGAGGATAGATGGCTGCTTATATGCAGTAAAACGGAGTATCAGGCAACTGCATAATGACAGGGAAAG GAGGCAAGCAGTGAAGGAGGTCCAAGCTTTGGCAGCCTTAG GATCCCATGAGAACATAGTTGGATATTTCACTTCTTGGTTTGAGAACAAACAGCTCTATATTCAAATGGAACTGTGTGATCGCTGCCTGTCCATGGATAGAAGTCAGCCATTGAAGTGTGGGGAAGCCCTAGAACTGCTGTACCAG ATCTGCAAAGGCTTGGACTTCATTCATGAACGTGGTGTTGCACACCTCGATGTGAAGCCAGATAACATATATGTCAGAAATGGTGTTTATAAGCTTGGAGATTTTGGTTGTGCTACACTTATTGATCGGAGTTTAGCAATTGAAGATGGAGATTCCCGTTATATGCCTCCAGAGATGCTGAACGATAGGTATGAGCATCTTGACAAGGTGGATATCTTTTCTCTTGGGGCAGCTACCTATGAGCTTATAAGAGGAACCCCACTTCCTGATTCTGGACCTCAGTTCACAAGTCTCCGAGAGGGAAAAATTGCTTTACTTCCAGGATGCCCAATGCAATTTCAGAGTTTAATAAAG TCCATGATGGATCCTGATCCAGTGAGGCGGCCTTCTGCAAAAGGCATCCTGAGACAACCCATCTTTGAGAAGCTTCACAAGGCCCCAGCGAAGAAATAG